Part of the uncultured Cohaesibacter sp. genome is shown below.
AAGGCGGCCCAGAATGCCTACGACATTGTCAAGAACCGCTATGAAGGCGGCCTTGCAACCTATCTTGAAGTCCTAGCCGCCGAAGACGCCATGATTGGCGCCCGCGGTGCCGCGGCAGCGTTGCAAGCGCGGAGTTTTGCGCTTGATGTACAGTTGGTCCGAGCTCTTGGTGGAGGCTTCCGCGAAATGGAGAAAACCAAGTGAACGATATGAGTAAAGTTTCTGCAGAGAGCAAGCGCGACAGCAATGTCGAGAAGATCTTCGACGAGCCTAACAGCGTGCCCCCGAGGAAGAGCAAACGCTGGCCGATGTTCCTGGGCCTTTTCGTCGCCGTTGCTGCGGTGTCCGGCGCCTATTATGCCTATGATACGCTCTATGGCTCCAAGCACGTGGTCACCGACAACGCCTATGTCGGCGCCGACATGGCCAACATCACGCCATTGATTGCCGCTCCGGTCACTGAAGTGCACGTCAGCGATACCCAGCATGTTGCCAAGGGCGACATCCTGGTGGTGCTGGACGACACTGACGCCGCGCTACATCTCAAGCAGGCCGAAGCCGGCTATCAGCAGGCCCTGCGTGCCGTAAAGGCACTCAATGCGACCGACAAGACGCTTCTGGCCCAGATCGAGGGTCGCAAGGCCGACCAGCAGCGTGCCGAGGCTCAATACACAATGGCTGAGGCAAACTTTGCCAAGGCCAAGATCGACCTTGAACGGCGCCAGACCCTGGTTGAAAACGGCTCCGTCTCAGGCGACGAACTGACCATGGCCGAAACCGCCTTCAAGAATGCCGAAGCCAATCTCGGTGCAGCAGAAGCCTCTCTGGCAGCCGCCCGCGCAGGACTTGAAGCCGCTCAGGGCCAGCAGATGGCCAACGCCGCCATGATCGAAGGTGCCACCGTGGAAGAAAACCCGCAGGTACTCGTCGCCAAAGCCCAACGTGATCAGGCTCAGGTCAATCTTGACCGCACCATCATCCGCTCACCGGTTGACGGGGTTGTCTCCATGCGCCGGGTTCAGGTTGGTGAACGGGTTCAGCCGGGCATGCGCCTGATGGTCGTCGTGCCACTCAATGAAGTCTATGTCGATGCCAACTTCAAGGAAGTGCAGCTTGAAAAAGTCAAGGCCGGACAGCCTGTGATCCTGCATTCGGACCTCTATGGCGACGACGTTGAGTTCCACGGCACCGTTGTCGGCTTTTCCGGTGGTACAGGCGCGGCCTTCTCCGCAGTACCCGCCCAGAACGCCACCGGCAACTGGATCAAGGTTGTCCAGCGCCTGCCGGTCCGTGTCGCTCTCGATCCCGAGCAGCTGAAAGACCACCCGCTGGAAGTGGGGCTGTCCATGGAAGCCGACATTCGCGTTGCTGAATAGACGGACATAGAGGACACGAAAAGATGATGAACGACGACAGCAAAAGCCGGCCCCTGACGGGGGCCAGCCTGCTCATTGCTGCGCTGGCCATCGGCACCGGCAACTTTCTGGTCGTGCTCGACAGCACGATTGCGAACGTGTCGGTGCCCACCATCGCCGGATCGCTGGGTGTCTCCATGTCACAGGGTACATGGGTCATCACCTCCTATGCGGTGGCCGAGGCCATCACGGTTCCCCTGACCGGCTGGCTGGCGATGAAATTCGGGGCCGCACGCACCTTCATTTTCTGCTTTTTCGCCTTTGCGCTTGTCTCCCTTTACTGCGGCATGGCCAATTCGCTCAACTCGCTCATTCTCGGGCGTGTGCTGCTCGGCCTGGTCGGCGGCCCTATCATGCCGCTATCCCAGATGCTGCTGATGCGGATTTTCCCGAAAGAAAAGGCAACTGCCGCCTCGGTTCTGTGGGCCATGACGACGCTAATCGGACCGATTGCCGGGCCGATTCTGGGTGGTATCATCTGCGACAGCTACGGCTGGCAGTGGATCTTTCACATCAAGGTGCCAGTGGCCATCATCGGTGGTCTGGTGGTCTGGGCCTTCCTGCGCCATCAACCCGATCCGAAAGCCAAGGCCAAGATCGACGCGATTGGTCTGGGACTGTTGATTGTCTGGGTCGGTGCGCTGGAAGTGATGCTCGAGGAAGGTCGCGACAAGGACTGGTTCTCCTCACCGGAAATCTGCATTCTGGGGGCGGTTGCGCTGATCGGCTTTCTGGCTTTCCTGATCTGGGAACTGACCGACGAAAACCCGATTGTCGATCTGCGCATCTTCCGCCACAGGGGCTTTACGGCAGCCTCCATCACCTTTGCTGGGGGCTTTGCCGCCTTCTTCGCTTCGGTGGTGATCCTGCCTCTATGGCTGCAGCAGAACATGGGCTACACCGCCACCTGGGCTGGCTATGCCACCGGCATCATGGGCGTTCTGGCGATGGTCTCGGCCCCCATTGTCGGCAAGGTCGTCGAGGTAGTCGATGCCCGCATCATCCTCTCGACCGGACTTCTCGGCCTCGGGGCCATGATGGCATGGCGCATGACCTTCAACGGCGACGTCACCTTCTTGCAGATGGCATGGCCAACGCTGTTCACCGGCCCCTTCATGGTAATGTTTTTCGTCCCCGTGACCGGGCTGGCACTGGCAACGGTGGAGCCGCACGAGCAGGCCAACGCAGCAGGTCTTTCCAACTTCATGCGAACCCTCGCCGGCGCCTTTGCCACCTCGCTGGTGCAGACCCAATGGCAGAACACCGCCCGAGTCAAGCAGAACGAGCTGGTCAACATGATGCCCAATACCGACCGGGTCATCTCCGACATGATGCAGAGCGGCATGTCCCACGAGGCCGCCGTCGGCAGCCTCAGCTACACGATCTATCACCAGAGCGTGCTGCTCTCCACATTGGAGATGTTCGGCATCATCACGGTAGTATTCGGACTGGCAGCCCTTCTGCCATGGCTCGCTCCGCGCGCCAATATCGTGGATCATCAGCATCATCACTAGGGGCATGGCCCCTGCTGCATGACACTGCAAACAACAAGCCCGCCCCGAGGGATCATCCACGGGACGGGCTTTTCACATGATGCCATTGCGTAGCGATCAGATATCGCCGCAGAGACAGACGCTGATGCCGAGCGCTTCGGCGAGTGCTGCGCGCATGTTGATTGCCCGTCTTGCAGCAGCTTCGTCATCGGCATAGACCACCTGGATGTGGTTGGCCTTGTGCCGTCCCATCATGGTGTCGCGATCAACCCCGCTGAGCGTGGCATTCATGATCGGCCACGGATAGTCGGTTGCCCGGCTGCGACGTTCGCATTCTTCTGGCGTCAGTTCGTGGGCCTTGCCGCGGCCGATATCCAGATGCAGCTTGTTGTCTTCGACAAAGATGCGGCTCCAGATTATGTCACCCGCCTTGGCATATCCCTTGATGGTGCCACCACCGGCCGGGAAGAACATCGGCGTTTGACGGTAGCTTTCCGAACCGGCCCAGCCGCCCTTGTTGTGGGCGGGAGGCACAGCACCTGAGATCTCGAACACCCAGACAAACTCGTCCACGGTGCCGCCCTCGTCCTTGTCACCCCAACGGATGTCATGCAGCGTCGTTTCGATCGGCTGCCCCAGTTCCTTGTGCACCCGGTTGATCATCAACGCGTCGAGCGCCACACACTCGTCGACCTCGTTGAAATGGATGATCGGCTCGCCATCGCGAATGATCGAGCCGTCAGCGCGGGCAACCGGCGGACGGTCGGAGTTGTTCAGCATTCCCTCGATGAGGTCGGAGGCTGGCCAGAGATCCTTCAGACCCTGCTGATACTGGATACCGACGGCTGCACAGCCGAACTGGTCGGCAAGCCGCACCGCAGCAATATACATCCGGCACTGGTCGATGACCTGATCCTCTGTCAGTTCGCTTTTCGGGTCCGAGCCTAGATGGAAGGTCATGCCCTTGTCGACCATCCACTGATAGGCGGCCCTGCCCTCCTCGACCGGCACCTGGGTTGCCGCGAAGTAGAGCGCGGACTGGGACATGCGTTCCTTGAAGATGCCCATCGGCATCAGCAGCTCATCGGGAATGAGTGCATTGTACATGCCCATGCAGCCTTCATCGAAGACTCCCATGATCAGCTTGTCCTTGCGCCATTCGGCAGCAATCCTGCCAGCCAGCGCCTTGTCCTCGGCAACAACAGAAGCGGCATCAAAGGGCTTTACGTGGGATTGGTCATGGATGACTTCGCCCGTCTCCAGCCAACTCTTGAGGCCATCAAGGAAGAAGGCATCCTCGAAATCCTTGCTCCAGAGCGTTGAATATTTGACACCAGCCTTGGTCAGGGAACCATTGAGGTTGAGCATGCCGACAAGCCCCGGATACTGGCCCGACCAGTTGGCCACGGTCAGGATCGGTCCCTTGTGGGTCGTCAGGCCCGGCAACACATGGTGGGAATATTGCCAGACGGCCTCGGCCACGATCAGCGGCATTTCCGGGTCGATCCCGGCAAACACGTCCATCCCCTCACGCTGGGACGAGATGAACCCGTGGCCCTCGGCCTTCACCGGATGGGCGCGCCAAAGCTCATGCCCCATACCGGCCAGAACCGACGCCAGCTTGTCCTCCATCGCCTTCTGGGCTGCCCAGCAGGTCGTATTGGCACTTTCACGCAAATCACCGCTCACAACGAGCGCTATCTTGGTCATATGAAGACCCTCCTCTCCAAATAGCTCGACACCCGGCGGGCAATCCCGCCGAGCGTCCTGTCTCTTTCCGCTCTTGCGGAAAAACCTATCGCTTGTTCGTAATCACCAGCTGGTGAAGCCACCGTCCAGAACAAGGTTTGCACCGGTCATGTAGGACGACGCATCAGAGCCGAGGAAGTGAATGATCGGGCTGAATTCCTCGATATTGGCCTGACGTCCCATCGGCACGCGCTGCAGGAAGGCATCGATGAATTCCTTGTCGAACGATCCGGTCTTCACGCCGCCGTAGGTGACAAGGTTTACGCGAACGCCCTTCTTGGCCCAGTAGGTGGCCAGATAACGGGTCATGTTGATGAGGCCCGACTTGGACGCTGCATAGGAAATAGCCTTGATGAACGGCTTGCCATCGCGTTCTTCACGATAGGCATAAAGGGCCTGGTTCGGGGAAACCATGCCATACATCGAGCCGATGTTGATGATCGAGCCCTTGCCTGCTTCAGCCATCTTGGAGCCGACAACCTGCGAGGTCAGCATGACACCGGTCAGGTTGGTTTCGATGATGTCGTCCCAATATTTCTTCGGATAGACCTCGAACGGAGCGTTCTGGTCTGCGTCGCCATTCGGCTTGGAGTCGATGCCGGCGTTGTTGACCAGAATGTCGGGCACACCCCAATCCTTGATCAGCTGTTCAGTCGCGGCTTCGAGGGCGTCCTTGTCCTTGACGCTGGCGACATAGACCTTGATGTTGTCTTCGAGGCCGGGGAATTTCTCCGCGATCTGTTCCTTGCTGAACGGGCGACGGGAATAGATGGCAACCTTGGCGCCAGCCTGGGCAAGCGTGGTGCAGAGCTGGGTCCCGATCTGGCCCAGACCGCCGGTCACGATGGCAACGCGCCCTTCAACGGAAAACGGATTATACATTGGGTAGTCCTTTCGATATTGATTTTCGGGCCGCCAGTATCATCAGCCCTGTATTTGTTCTTGCATTCACGCGTCGCCGGATCGTGTCTGGACAACGTCCTTGGCATTTTCAATGAGGTTCTTGCGCCGCCGCTCGGCATCACCACTCAACCAGCGCCGCACCGACTTGATCACGGAGAACAGGAAGATGGCACAGATCAGCAGACCCAGCCCGCAGGCGATCGGCCGTTCAAAGAAGCCCAGCAAATTGCCGTTGGTGATCTGCATGGACATGATGAAGTTGCGTTCCAGAACCGGCCCGAGCACGAGGCCCAGAATGACCGGAGCAATGGGGAAGCCGTTGCGCTCCATCAGGTAGCCGACAACACCGGCAATCAGCATGATCCAGACACCGTAGAGGGTGTTGTTGACCGCATAGGAGCCAAGAAAGCAGCAGATCAGGATGATCGGCACGATCACCGAACGGGGGATCGAAAGCACGTGCCGGGCAATCTTGATGGCCACATAGCCAAGCGGAAACAGCAGCAGGTTGGAGACGAAGAAGGTCATGATGATGGCCGTCGGCATCGTCGGGTTTTCAACGAACAGACGTGGTCCGGGGGCAACCCCCTTCATGAACAGCACGCCGACCGCAATGGCCGTCACCGCATCACCGGGGATACCGAACACAAGGGCCGGAATCCAGGCACTCGACAGGCCGGCATTGTTCGAGGATGTCGCCTCGATCAGGCCTTCAGGGTGGCCTGTGCCATATTTCTCCGGCGTCTTGGAGAAGCGACGGCTCATGCCATAGGCAATCCAGGCTGCCAGATCGCCGCCAACCCCGGGCAAGGCACCAACAGAGGTACCAAGGGCTGCGCCGCGAATGGCCGAGAAGGGATATTTGCGCAGCAGGCCGCCAATCCCCTTGAAGGGAACAATCTTGCCGATGTTGGGCATGGACTGCTCGCCGGTCTTGCTGGTGGTGAACCCGCGCAGGATCTCGGAAAAGGCAAACATGCCGATCATGACGGGAATGAAGGACACACCCCCCATCAGTTCCAGTTGACCAAAGGTGAAACGGGGAGCCCCCGTTGTCACGTCGAGACCGACAGTGGCAATCAACAGGCCGAACATCAGCGACACGAACCCGCGCGCCATGTTGCTGCCGCTCACCAGTGCACAGGTCAGAAGACCAAGCACAGCCAGCCAGAAGAACTCGAAGCTGGAAAAGTTGAGTGAAACCCGCGCCAGCAGCGGCCCAGTGACCAGCAGCACGGTCGCACCGATCAGCCCCCCCATCGCCGAGAAGAAGAAGCCCAGCGACAAAGCCTGACTGGCCTTGCCATGCACGGTCATCTGGAAGGATTCATCGGTATAGGCCGCCGATGCAGGCGTGCCGGGAATTCGCAGCAACGTGCCCGGGATATCGCCGGCAGAAATAGCCATCGCCGTACTGGAAACGATGAGGGCAATCGCCGGCAGCGGATCCATATAGAAGGTAATGGGAACGAGCAGCGCGGTCGACATGGTCGCCGTCAATCCGGGCAAGGCCCCGATGAACAGGCCATAGACCGCACCAAGAAAGATGGCAATCAGCACGGCAGGCTGCATGACCACGCCCAGCGCCGAAGCCAGAATGTCAAAACTCATCATGGAAGGATTCCTCCCAGCAGACCTGCAGGCAGAGGCACCAGCAGACCTTTGGAAAAGCCGATGTAGAGCGCGGCCACCACACAAATGGAAACGGCAGCTGTGGTTCTGGGACGGGTTCCCATCAAGGTCATCAGCACGGCCATATAGATGACACCCAGCAGCGGGAAGCCGATGACTTCAAACAGCAGACCACCCAGAATGAGCCCGCCAAGGCTCCAGATGGCGGCCAGCTTGTGGCGTAGGGAAACATTCCACTCGGAAATGTCCAGAAGCCTGTCGCGTTCCTTGGAGGCAAACCCTCCGACGGCGATGGAAAGGCCAAGTCCGATCAGACAGAAACCGATCAGGGATGGCATCAGGTCCGCACCGAACCTTACACCGGGGACAGTGGGGAGCCCGGAGGCCCCCCAAATCACCACCACTCCGAAGAGCAGTAACACAGGTCCAATGACCCGGTCGCTAATTCTCATGAGATACTCTCCGCGAGAGGCGTTATTTTGCCAGTCCGACAGCTTTCATGGTTTTGCCAAGGCCTTCATAGTCGGCCATGACGGTTGCCTTGAAGGTGTCAGCGTCCTGATAGGCTACCGAGAAGCCGCGAGACTTCATGAAGTCCTTGAATTTTGCGTCTTCGGTGATGCCCTTGAGGGCGCTGGAAAGCGCATCGATGACTTCTTTCGGCATGCCATCAGGGCCGGCCAGACCGCGGAACGGCATTGGCGACCATTTGATGCCGAAGATTTCGTCGGTAGACGGAATGTCCGGGAACAGTTCACTGCGTTCGCCGGAAATCAGGGCCAGCGTTTTCACTTCCCCTGCCTCGACGAGCGAACGAGCTTCGGCCGGAGAGGTGGAAACAACGTCAATGGCACCAGCAGCGATCTGCTGCATGGCAGGAGCAGACCCGTCGGAAGCCACCCAGACGCTTGCGTCAGGGGCAATATCAAGGGTGTTCAGAAGACCGGCCCATGCCAGATGGGACAGACCGCCACGGTTGGCACCCGAAGCGGTAATCTTGCCCGGATTTGCCTTGACCGCATCAATCAGATCCTTGGCGGAACCATAGCTGGCCTTGGTGGAAACGTTGATGCCGATGGCGTCAGCATTGTAGCGACCGATGAAGTCATAGTCCTTTGGCGTGACGCCGGGCAGACCCTGGCTTTCATACATGGTGCTTTCGATGGTGATCACACCGAGGGTATAGCCATCCGGCTTGGCATTGGCGATTGCGGCATGGCCAACCAGACCACCACCACCAGTGCGGTTGACGACGTTGAAGGGCTGACCGAAATGTTCCTGCAGATCAGCAGCAACCATACGGGCAGTGGCATCGGTGCCACCACCGGCAGACCATGGCACGATAATGGTGACGGCACGTTCCGGCCATGCGGCAAAGGCGCTGCCAGCGATCGTGCAAAGGGCCATTGCTGCAACAGATGTACGAACGATGCGCTTGAATTGTGGGCTCATATATTTAACCTCCCATAAGTATCCTCCCATACGGGCCTCGATCCCTCCGAGGCGCGTATAGATAACACTTGACTTATGACTCATGTCATGAGTATTGTCAACATAACCAAAAGATGAGATTCATGGAGGCCAAATGGCTGGCATGGCTGAAATAGGTGAAACAATCCAGACCCCGCTGAAACGCGGCAGGCTGCACTCGGTGGTATCATCGGTGCTCGAAAGCCGTATCCTCAATGGAGAGCTGAAGATCGGAGACCGTCTGGAATCGGAAAGCGCGATCGCGCGTGAATTCGGCGTTTCCACCCGGGCTGTACGCGAGGCCATTCAGGAACTGGAAGTCAAGGGACTGGTACAACGCCGCCATGGCGAACGCACCGAAGTCGTGCGTGATGACGTCAACAACTACCTCGACGCCCTCGCGGTGACCGTCCGCCAGCAGTTCTACTCCGACTCCAATTATCTGCTGCAGCTGATGGCTGTTCGCCGGATGATCGAGACTGAATCCCTGATTATCCTGACCAATCTCCAGAACCCGGACTATACAAGGGTGGAGGAAGCGCTCGCTGCCATGAAAAAGGCGCGGGACGACAAGGATTTTCCCGCATTTGTCAATGCCGACGCGGCCTTTCATCTGGCCATCGTGCATGCAACCGACAACCAGGTGCTGATGCGGATCTATGACAATTTCTCAGGCCTGATCAACGATGTCATCCACGTAACCAGCCGGGTGCCGATCAAATCTCTCAGCAATGCCTATGACGAGCATGCCGACATTTTTGAGAAGATCCGCAAGAGCGATGATGCGGGAGCAGTGGAGCTCATCCGAGCACAAATCGACAAGAGCGCCAACTATCTGCGCCAGGCCATAGAAAAATCCAACATCAAACAGGCCAAGGAAGAGGATTGATATGGCTGACTTCGATTATTCAGATACTGATTGGGAGGCAATCGAACGTCTGAAAAAATGGTACTCCGGCGACATCCACGACAGCATGGAAGCCCTCGGGCTTTGGGGATGCCTTGAAGGCATTTCCCTGCTGGGCGCTCTGGAGCCGGGCAAGATTGTTTGCGGCCCCGCAGTTACCGTCCTGTTCGCCCCGTCTGACCGCAAGGGCGAACCTCAGGATGTCTATCACAACGCCATCGACAATGCCCCCAAAGGGGCGATTCTTGTCTGTGATGCATCCTGCGCCCCAGGCTCCTGCTCAGGCGAGCTGATGAGCACCGGCGCCAAGACCGCGGGTGCAGCTGCCACCGTCGTCAACGGCACGGTTCGCGATCTGGCACAGGTCCGCGCCCTCGGCTACCCGCTGTTCGGCACCGCGCCGAGCCCGATCGGTGTCACGGGCAAGAAAGAACCCGTCAAAAGCCAGGTTCCACTGACCATTGGCAAGGCAACCGTCAAGCCGGGCGACGTGATTTTCGGCGACATCGACGGCGTCGTCGTGATCCCGAAAGAACATGTCAAGGCCGTCGCTGATCAGGCCGATGCCCTGGGCAAACAGGAAGCCACCGCCCGCGACCGCATTCTGGCTGGCGAAAAACTCCAGCAGATCTGGCCGGTCTGAACCGTATCCTCCCAGGATAGAAAAGAAGAAAGCCACGCCGACAACCCGGCGTGGCTTTTCTTGTTGAAGGCATGAGCAGCAATCTGCATCCGATCAGTCAGACCGCTCACAGGTATTGAGCCCGAGCGGCAGATAGAGCGGGCAGAACCGGAACAGGCCGGTCGCCAGAGGCACGATACCAAGCAGCCCCCACAGCGTCTGCGGCCCGACAAAGACAATCGCCAGCAAGACAACGCCAACAATGACGCGCAATATCCGGTCAAGCTTTCCTACATTGACGGTCATGAGCAACCTCCATTGAGTTGAGACCATTCGTCGAGATCATCGTTCTGAGACAGGTCTATCCTATCCCAAATCCGCCGCATGCCTCTGGAAAAACACCTAAACGCGCCATTAAGTCACAGAAAGTCGCAACCAGACATCCCTGCTCTCATCCGCCACACCATCAGTGCCCTTCAAAATCGACCAGCGTGTGGACGTTGACATTGCGCTCCCGGAGCAGAGATGCTCCGCCCAGATCAGGTAGGTCGATTACGAAGGCCGACGAAACAACCTCACCGCCAACACCCTGCAGCAACTCGATGGCCGCAATCGCCGTACCGCCGGTGGCGATCAGGTCATCGACCAGAATTACCCTCTCACCCGGAGCCACCGCATCCGCATGCATTTCAATGCGGTCAGTGCCGTATTCCAGCGAATAGTCCTGCGCAACTACGGCACCGGGCAGCTTGCCCTGCTTGCGGATCGGAACAAAGCCGACGCCCAGATAGTCGGCCATGGCACCACCGAAAATGAAGCCGCGGGCCTCAATGCCGATCACCTTGTCGATCTGCAGATCAACATAGGGAGCACAGAGATCGCGGATGGACTGACGAAACCCTTCCGCATGGGCAATAAGACTGGTGATATCCCTGAAGATGATTCCTCGTTTCGGGTAGTCGGGAATGGACCGGATCAGATCTTTCAGGTCGATTTTTTCACTGCTGGACATTCAAAAGGCTCCGCTTCTCGCAATCTTTGCACGGCAACGACTTTTCATCGGCATGTTCGCCTGGCGGCCCACCTGCACATTGAGCGTTGACAGGGGTAGGACAGCCGAGACAATAACCCGAAAGGCTTGAGAACAGGGGCTCTCTTGCCCCATCCGTCATGCAGAAGCGCGACCGCCCGGACCTTGAAATAGCCTGTTGCCGCAGGCTTTACGGCTGCAATAGCAGATAACCCCCTGCCGCGCCAGTGCGACAACAGTTTCCAACGCAATCTGCATCCCACACTGCATCAGCCCCCCTATACTCTCCACAAACCAAGACCGGATGACGCCTTCAAACCCCGGAGGACAACTCGCCGGGCAACGGCTTTCCATTGAGCCGCAGGCTGTGGGAAAGATAAACCGGCCCATAGCGCTCGTCTCCGTTCCAGATCGCCTTGAGCGCATCCACGCTCGCGCGCCCATAGCGATCGGCAGACACACCAATGGAATTCAGCCAGCCGGCAATCCACGGGTTTAGCGGATTCTCATCAAAGCCGATGAAGCCGAAGTCCGAAACCGGATCAAAACCGGCCTCCACGACCCGACGGTAGGCACCATAGGCCAGCAGATCGCTCATGCACAGGATCACTCGGGGAGGGTTCGGCAAAGCCAATAGCTGTTGCATCGCGTCATATCCGACCTTGAGATGGCTGAGCCCCTCGACATGGGCATGAACAACCTGATGTTCGCCGACGCCGCCCGTAGCCAGACCATCCAACACCCCCTGACGTCGGAGTGTTGCCGCTGTGGCATCCAGAGAAGCATGAATGAGGCCGACCCGGCGAATACCCCGTTCAATCAACAGATCCGCCACATCCCGCCCGACCTGATAGTTGTCGATTCCCACATAGGGGCTACGAGCGTGGCCTGGATCAGGCCTGTTGACAAACAGCAACGGCGGGCCATCGGTCCGCATGCGGTCAAGCACCGGGCTCTTCACCGCCCCGATGATGATGACCGCCCGCGCCAACTGCGCATGCATCTCCAGCAGATACTCATCCTGCACCTCCGCCCGTTCGTAGGTATCGCAAAGCGACATCACATAGCCTTCATTGCGCAACGCCTGCTCAATCGACGCCGCGATGGCCGCCATCATCGGATTCTCGATCGCCGCAGCCAACAACCCGACAATCCGGCTCTCCTGACAGCGCAGGGCTCTGCCGATGCTCGCCGGACGATAGTGCAGCTCCTCAACCGAAGCCTTGACGCGCTCGATGGTCTCGGTGGACGCCTTGTTGGTGATGCCATTGATGATTCGAGAGGCCGTTGCGATTGACACGCTTGCATGTGCTGCGACTTCGGCAAGGGAAACACGCCCGCTTTTCCTGTTCGTAGGTCTAATGTCTTTCTTGCCCGGCATTTTGCCTCTCTATGGTAGATATTTATAAATTCGTATATATTATTTCATCTTTCTCGCAAGCCCTCCGCGCGAGTTTCCTTCGGAACAATCGTCGCATATCCCTTCCGCCACAAGCGACTACGGACAAGGCCACAAAAAAGGGCCCCATCGGGGCCCTTCTGATAACTGTCTCGGATCATCCGATCGATCAGTGCTTGACCCCGGACCAAAGCTTGCGCTTGGTGAAGAACAGCAGGAAAGACAGAACGACAAGGAAGATGAGGGAGTTGACACCCACATGCTTGCGTTCTTCCAGTTTAGGCTCAGCCGCCCACATCAGGAAGGCGGTGACGTCCCTGGCATACTGTTCGGTGGTCATTGGCGTTCCGTCGGTATATTCCACCAGCTCGTCAGAGAGCGGAGGCGCCATGCCGATGGCAACGCCGGAGCCGAAGGCCGGGTTGTAGTATTTGTCACCTACGACCTCTTTCAGGTCTTCCGGCGTTTCCTCAAAGGAGGTCAGCAACGCGAAGATATAGTCTGCGCCATACTCCTGATAGGTCGTCAGCGGATGCCAGATCAATCGCAGGATGTCGTTGAAAACCTCGATTCCGACATCCGGACCAACGGACGCGGCACGGGCCTTGGCAATCAGCGACAGATCAGGCGGTGCCTTGCCACCATTGGCGGCAGCGGCGGCTTCCACATTGGGGAATGGCGACGGGATGTGATCGAACGGCTTGCCCGGACGAGTGAACATGTCACCGTCGGCATTCGGGCCGTCTTCCACTTCATACTCAGCCGCAATTGCCTTGACTTCATCTTCGGTAAAGCCCAGCGCACCATCCTGACCCAGGTTGCGGAAAGCAACATATTCCATGGAATGGCAGCTTGAGCAGACCTCGCGATAGATCTTGAAGCCACGCTGCAGCTGGGCCTTGTCGAAT
Proteins encoded:
- a CDS encoding HlyD family secretion protein; the encoded protein is MSKVSAESKRDSNVEKIFDEPNSVPPRKSKRWPMFLGLFVAVAAVSGAYYAYDTLYGSKHVVTDNAYVGADMANITPLIAAPVTEVHVSDTQHVAKGDILVVLDDTDAALHLKQAEAGYQQALRAVKALNATDKTLLAQIEGRKADQQRAEAQYTMAEANFAKAKIDLERRQTLVENGSVSGDELTMAETAFKNAEANLGAAEASLAAARAGLEAAQGQQMANAAMIEGATVEENPQVLVAKAQRDQAQVNLDRTIIRSPVDGVVSMRRVQVGERVQPGMRLMVVVPLNEVYVDANFKEVQLEKVKAGQPVILHSDLYGDDVEFHGTVVGFSGGTGAAFSAVPAQNATGNWIKVVQRLPVRVALDPEQLKDHPLEVGLSMEADIRVAE
- a CDS encoding DHA2 family efflux MFS transporter permease subunit, encoding MMNDDSKSRPLTGASLLIAALAIGTGNFLVVLDSTIANVSVPTIAGSLGVSMSQGTWVITSYAVAEAITVPLTGWLAMKFGAARTFIFCFFAFALVSLYCGMANSLNSLILGRVLLGLVGGPIMPLSQMLLMRIFPKEKATAASVLWAMTTLIGPIAGPILGGIICDSYGWQWIFHIKVPVAIIGGLVVWAFLRHQPDPKAKAKIDAIGLGLLIVWVGALEVMLEEGRDKDWFSSPEICILGAVALIGFLAFLIWELTDENPIVDLRIFRHRGFTAASITFAGGFAAFFASVVILPLWLQQNMGYTATWAGYATGIMGVLAMVSAPIVGKVVEVVDARIILSTGLLGLGAMMAWRMTFNGDVTFLQMAWPTLFTGPFMVMFFVPVTGLALATVEPHEQANAAGLSNFMRTLAGAFATSLVQTQWQNTARVKQNELVNMMPNTDRVISDMMQSGMSHEAAVGSLSYTIYHQSVLLSTLEMFGIITVVFGLAALLPWLAPRANIVDHQHHH
- a CDS encoding fucose isomerase, which translates into the protein MTKIALVVSGDLRESANTTCWAAQKAMEDKLASVLAGMGHELWRAHPVKAEGHGFISSQREGMDVFAGIDPEMPLIVAEAVWQYSHHVLPGLTTHKGPILTVANWSGQYPGLVGMLNLNGSLTKAGVKYSTLWSKDFEDAFFLDGLKSWLETGEVIHDQSHVKPFDAASVVAEDKALAGRIAAEWRKDKLIMGVFDEGCMGMYNALIPDELLMPMGIFKERMSQSALYFAATQVPVEEGRAAYQWMVDKGMTFHLGSDPKSELTEDQVIDQCRMYIAAVRLADQFGCAAVGIQYQQGLKDLWPASDLIEGMLNNSDRPPVARADGSIIRDGEPIIHFNEVDECVALDALMINRVHKELGQPIETTLHDIRWGDKDEGGTVDEFVWVFEISGAVPPAHNKGGWAGSESYRQTPMFFPAGGGTIKGYAKAGDIIWSRIFVEDNKLHLDIGRGKAHELTPEECERRSRATDYPWPIMNATLSGVDRDTMMGRHKANHIQVVYADDEAAARRAINMRAALAEALGISVCLCGDI
- a CDS encoding SDR family oxidoreductase, with protein sequence MYNPFSVEGRVAIVTGGLGQIGTQLCTTLAQAGAKVAIYSRRPFSKEQIAEKFPGLEDNIKVYVASVKDKDALEAATEQLIKDWGVPDILVNNAGIDSKPNGDADQNAPFEVYPKKYWDDIIETNLTGVMLTSQVVGSKMAEAGKGSIINIGSMYGMVSPNQALYAYREERDGKPFIKAISYAASKSGLINMTRYLATYWAKKGVRVNLVTYGGVKTGSFDKEFIDAFLQRVPMGRQANIEEFSPIIHFLGSDASSYMTGANLVLDGGFTSW
- a CDS encoding tripartite tricarboxylate transporter permease, whose translation is MMSFDILASALGVVMQPAVLIAIFLGAVYGLFIGALPGLTATMSTALLVPITFYMDPLPAIALIVSSTAMAISAGDIPGTLLRIPGTPASAAYTDESFQMTVHGKASQALSLGFFFSAMGGLIGATVLLVTGPLLARVSLNFSSFEFFWLAVLGLLTCALVSGSNMARGFVSLMFGLLIATVGLDVTTGAPRFTFGQLELMGGVSFIPVMIGMFAFSEILRGFTTSKTGEQSMPNIGKIVPFKGIGGLLRKYPFSAIRGAALGTSVGALPGVGGDLAAWIAYGMSRRFSKTPEKYGTGHPEGLIEATSSNNAGLSSAWIPALVFGIPGDAVTAIAVGVLFMKGVAPGPRLFVENPTMPTAIIMTFFVSNLLLFPLGYVAIKIARHVLSIPRSVIVPIILICCFLGSYAVNNTLYGVWIMLIAGVVGYLMERNGFPIAPVILGLVLGPVLERNFIMSMQITNGNLLGFFERPIACGLGLLICAIFLFSVIKSVRRWLSGDAERRRKNLIENAKDVVQTRSGDA